A single region of the Rhizophagus irregularis chromosome 27, complete sequence genome encodes:
- a CDS encoding U6 snRNA-associated Sm-like protein LSm2, translated as MLFYSFFKTLIGHQVTVELKNDLAITGILKSVDQFLNIKLDEIRVVDDTKYPHMMAVKNCFIRGSVVRYVQLPASAVDTALLQDAARREAQQPTTAAAHTMNR; from the exons ATG TtgttttattcatttttcaaGACACTCATTGGACATCAAGTGACAGTAGAATTGAAAAATGATTTAGCTATTACGGGTATTTTAAAATCGGTTGATCAATTCTTAAATATCAAACTTGATGAGATTCGGGTGGTAGATGATACAAAATATCCTCATatg ATGGCAGTCAAGAATTGTTTTATACGTGGGTCAGTTGTACGATACGTACAATTACCCGCTAGTGCAGTAGATACAGCTTTATTACAAGATGCTGCTCGAAGAGAAGCACAACAACCAACTACAGCAGCTGCTCATACAATGAATcgttaa